One window from the genome of Hydra vulgaris chromosome 02, alternate assembly HydraT2T_AEP encodes:
- the LOC136076981 gene encoding uncharacterized protein LOC136076981 isoform X2, translated as MPELSTCCIGKALNEQCYLSNKSKRYQELSKLNQELISLRSKINPIDFICSYHKKVYLSRYENEHRRYCCNPLNKHAKNVKNSLRVISLSYAKDFGLIPGQKICTSCRKVLNCKHNTKENELQEKEIYVDNHTLKEDLNSSIASFGCSPLKLVSKKDRVAYGKRKIDSVRAHTQKAVANVLGLEIAALCGIESPSKKCLKKTNTDLDNIMTQIKSKFEKTLSNSEKITLLTLTPDSWSIEKTQKFFFTSKRSVVQARKLSKKSGILSKPSPKSGRKLSEDVITEVVHFYECDEYSRVCPGKKEFVSVKVDSKKQHIQKRLLLVNMKELHIEFKKKYNYLKVGFSKFCELRPKWCIPVGGASGLHAVCVCQYHQNVKLLVQKIPGISDYKILLKLMVCSIENRDCMLHSCDKCPAKKVLLDYIDTLFTEKEISEVNFYQWQKSNYQCTLVPATLPLDEFIEMVYEQLDSLQVHHFISKSQATYYQHLKTNLKENQALVLLDFAENYSFLIQDAVQGFHWNNSQATVHPFVAYFIKDGKLDSQSYCVISDHLKHGTDAVRCFIDNVIDKLKQLQTFEHIIYFSDGAASQYKNYKNLINLCYHKHDFDMTAEWHFFATSHGKSPCDGVGGTVKRLVARVSLQSLNDPIDTPSKMYSWCVQHVKGISFFFVDKVSIETHTTNFNLEERYRSCLTIPGTRNHHSFIPMSLTSIKIRRVSFDIICTNVDFSTCRIYINKISSYSPGEYVACVYDAQWYLGNILSISEEHQDLNMKFMKKSLCNKFTWPCRDDLCWVPLMHILCKVQSLKVQSNSG; from the exons atgcCTGAGCTTTCTACTTGCTGTATTGGTAAAGCATTAAATGAACAGTGCTATCTatctaataaaagtaaacgCTACCAAGAACTGTCTAAACTAAACCAAGAGCTTATTTCTTTGAGAAGCAAAATAAATCccatagattttatttgtagcTATCACAAGAAAGTTTACTTGTCGAGGTATGAGAATGAACATCGCAGGTATTGTTGTAATCCGTTGAACAAGCACGCAAAAAATGTGAAAA ATTCTCTTAGAGTTATCAGTCTTTCATATGCCAAAGATTTTGGTTTAATACCTGGTCAAAAAATTTGCACTAGTTGCAGAAAAGTTCTGAATTGCAAAcataatacaaaagaaaatgaactccaagaaaaagaaatttatgttgACAACCATACATTAAAAGAAGATCTTAATTCAAGTATTGCAAGTTTTGGATGCTCACCTCTAaaacttgtttcaaaaaaagatagaGTTGCATATGGAAAGCGTAAAATTGATAGCGTAAGAGCTCATACACAAAAGGCTGTTGCCAATGTGCTAGGTTTAGAAATAGCTGCACTTTGTGGAATTGAATCACcctcaaaaaaatgtttgaaaaaaactaaCACAGATTTAGACAATATTATGActcaaattaagtcaaaatttgaaaaaacattgtcaaattctgaaaaaatcACACTTCTTACACTCACTCCAGACAGTTGGTCAATAGAGAAAActcagaagtttttttttacttcaaaaagaTCTGTAGTACAAGCCagaaaattaagtaaaaaaagtggaATACTATCAAAACCTTCTCCAAAATCGGGTAGAAAACTAAGCGAAGATGTAATTACAGAGGTTGTTCATTTCTACGAATGCGATGAATATTCAAGGGTTTGTCCAGgaaaaaaagagtttgtttCAGTTAAAGTAGATAGTAAAAAGCAACATATCCAAAAGCGCCTTCTACTAGTCAATATGAAAGAGCTacatattgagtttaaaaagaaatataattatcttaaagttggattttcaaaattttgtgagCTAAGGCCCAAGTGGTGCATTCCTGTGGGTGGTGCTTCTGGTCTGCATGCAGTTTGTGTTTGCCAGtaccatcaaaatgtaaagCTCCTTGTACAGAAAATTCCTGGAATTTCTGATtacaaaatcttattaaaattaatggtttGTAGCATTGAAAATAGAGATTGTATGCTGCATAGCTGCGATAAATGTCCTGCTAAAAAGGTTTTGTTAGACTACATTGACACTTTGTTTacagaaaaagaaattagtgaAGTTAACTTTTATCAATGGCAAAAATCAAATTACCAATGTACTTTAGTACCAGCAACTCTACCTTTAGATGAATTTATTGAAATGGTTTATGAACAGTTAGATAGTTTACAAGTGCatcattttatatcaaaaagtcAAGCCACCTACTACCAACatttgaaaactaatttaaaagaaaatcaagcTTTGGTTCTTCTTGACTTTGcagaaaactatagttttctaATACAGGATGCAGTGCAAGGTTTTCACTGGAATAACAGCCAAGCAACTGTGCACCCCTTTGTTGcgtattttataaaagatggAAAACTTGATAGTCAAAGTTATTGTGTTATATCAGATCATCTGAAACATGGAACAGATGCTGTTCGTTGCTTTATCGATAATGTTATTGATAAACTTAAACAATTACAAACATTTGAACACATTATCTATTTTAGTGATGGAGCTGcatcacaatataaaaattacaaaaatcttaTCAACTTATGCTACCATAAACACGATTTTGACATGACTGCAGAGTGGCACTTTTTTGCAACATCGCATGGTAAAAGCCCTTGTGATGGTGTTGGTGGAACAGTGAAACGTCTTGTTGCACGAGTCAGTCTACAATCACTAAACGATCCTATTGACACACCAAGCAAAATGTACAGCTGGTGTGTTCAACACGTCAAaggaatatcttttttttttgttgacaaagtTTCAATAGAAACACATACTACAAATTTCAATTTGGAAGAGAGATATCGTTCTTGTTTGACAATACCTGGGACACGAAACCACCACAGTTTTATCCCAATGTCACTTAcctcaataaaaataagaagagTCTCATTTGATATTATTTGCACTAATGTGGATTTTTCTACTTgcagaatttatattaataaaatttccagttACTCACCAGGAGAATATGTGGCCTGCGTTTACGATGCTCAATGGTATTTAGGAAATATTCTTAGTATTTCAGAAGAGCATCAAGATCTTAATATGAAATTCATGAAAAAGTCTTTATGTAACAAGTTTACGTGGCCATGCAGAGATGATCTTTGTTGGGTACCTCTAATGCATATTTTATGCAAAGTGCAATCTCTTAAAGTCCAGTCAAACAGTGGATGA